Proteins encoded in a region of the Mariprofundus ferrinatatus genome:
- a CDS encoding hybrid sensor histidine kinase/response regulator produces the protein MSKLNPYEEKLRALYDASPDTIMFLNEHGILDCNPATLKMFACTSSEEFLGRHLSEHSPPIQPDGRDSRTAADEQIAAAYRSGSNIFEWTHQKTNGEVFPAEVHLTLLKLKDGDILHATTKEISDRKKTATQFNQSQKMEALGTLVGGIAHDFNNILGGIVGNLFLAMRKLQDQPRALANLNNIEKLSDRAADMIQQLLTFARTNEVEKEHFSLTSFLKEAVKLTEAAIPESTIVTYEFCNQELTINADATQLHQVLLNLIINAQDAVAERPEPRIIIRLDEFEVDEHFINTHPDASSDYYAHVRVSDNGTGIRQEDIAHVLDPFFTTKEVGKGTGLGLAMVHRAIQEHNGILNIESKENQGTTIHLYLPLIAEEEQAMAAYNETEIEEGEGETILLVDDEADLLETTQGVLENLGYHVLTAADGLEAVDIFSNNQGIALVIMDVVMPRLGGSRAALRMREINPDIPIIFATGYDKKEALRPEERIERSLVMRKPLDIDTLSHRIKEIIR, from the coding sequence GTGAGTAAGTTGAACCCTTACGAAGAAAAACTTCGGGCACTTTATGATGCCTCTCCAGATACCATTATGTTTCTTAATGAACATGGGATTCTCGATTGTAACCCGGCTACTTTGAAAATGTTCGCCTGTACCTCATCAGAAGAGTTCCTCGGCCGCCATCTCAGCGAACACTCCCCTCCGATCCAACCGGATGGCAGAGACTCGCGGACAGCGGCAGATGAACAAATTGCCGCAGCCTACAGATCCGGCTCAAACATCTTTGAATGGACGCATCAGAAAACCAATGGAGAGGTTTTTCCTGCTGAAGTTCACCTCACCCTGCTGAAGTTGAAAGACGGGGACATTCTTCACGCTACTACGAAGGAGATTTCTGACCGGAAAAAAACAGCGACCCAGTTCAACCAGTCACAAAAGATGGAGGCGCTGGGCACCCTCGTGGGCGGGATTGCGCATGACTTCAACAACATTCTTGGAGGCATAGTAGGAAACCTCTTTCTGGCGATGCGGAAGCTCCAGGATCAGCCCAGGGCGCTTGCCAACCTGAATAACATAGAGAAACTCTCCGATCGGGCAGCTGACATGATCCAGCAACTACTGACATTTGCCAGGACAAATGAAGTTGAAAAAGAGCACTTCAGCCTGACCTCATTTCTTAAAGAGGCGGTGAAACTGACTGAGGCCGCCATCCCCGAAAGCACCATCGTGACCTATGAGTTCTGCAACCAGGAGTTGACCATCAATGCTGATGCCACACAACTGCATCAGGTGCTGCTGAATCTGATCATCAATGCGCAAGACGCTGTGGCAGAGAGGCCCGAACCCAGGATTATAATCCGCCTTGATGAGTTCGAAGTGGATGAACATTTCATCAATACACACCCTGATGCATCATCTGATTATTATGCCCATGTGAGAGTAAGCGACAACGGCACTGGCATCAGGCAGGAGGATATCGCCCATGTCCTTGACCCCTTCTTCACCACCAAGGAGGTGGGTAAAGGGACCGGACTGGGGCTTGCCATGGTACACAGGGCTATTCAGGAGCATAACGGTATCCTGAATATTGAGAGCAAGGAGAATCAGGGAACAACCATTCATCTGTATCTGCCACTTATAGCTGAAGAAGAGCAGGCCATGGCAGCATATAACGAAACAGAGATCGAAGAGGGAGAAGGGGAGACCATCCTGCTTGTAGATGACGAAGCTGACCTTCTAGAAACAACCCAGGGGGTTCTTGAAAACCTGGGCTACCATGTTCTTACTGCAGCAGACGGGCTGGAAGCCGTCGACATCTTTTCAAACAATCAGGGTATCGCCCTGGTCATCATGGATGTTGTCATGCCCAGGCTGGGAGGATCCAGAGCCGCCCTTCGCATGCGGGAAATCAATCCTGATATCCCGATCATATTCGCTACCGGTTATGACAAAAAAGAGGCTTTAAGGCCTGAAGAGCGAATTGAGAGGAGTCTTGTCATGAG